The nucleotide sequence TGCAaatcactaagccactgtgtccCCATATTAAAGAAGTGGTTCTTTCTTGTTCATATACTGTTGATGAAAAGTCTgtgaaaaatttaaaatatatatagacgTCACATCAAAGATTACTTCACATATTTCACAAAATCTTAAATGCTAAAATTGACCATTTAAACAATTTATCAAGATGTAAGCAAATATATGGCTTAGAGAAAGAAACTGACGATTTGTAAACTACTGCAGACCGGGCATACAGGGAAATGGTGATATTAGATCCATGCTCAAACAGCTGTATTTATGCTTTTAGGTTTATACAACAAAACTGATCAGTTTCGTTGTATGGATGTTATTCATACAATGTCATAAAAGGATAAGCAGCGATTTACAGTTAAATAGTATTTGAAATGATATTTTTGCAAGAATTACTGGTTCAAGACCAAAAATCTACTGTGATATTGTATTGAAAATGTCAGTACACTTGAAACCGTTTTTGTTATCCTGAACATATTTGGAaacactataatgctagttGCTCTGTCTTACCTTCACTTGATATCTTCTTAAACTGCTCTTCAAAGCATGCTTCTATCTCCACTTTTGACTCAGACACAGCTTTTACTACATTatcaaaagagaagaaagaactGGCCACAATGGTGGGTAAATCTGTAGCTCCAGGAGGGGTTACGAGAAAATGAAAACTCTACATAGACAaaagagaataaataataataataataataataataataataataataataataaagaagtcTTTAGTAGTCTACTTAAAAGTTATTTACTACTGTTAAGTCATTATTTTTAtaagttattattttataagttattatttttattattccatgTAAAATTTTGGCATCTTTATGTATGTTTATGGTCTCAGTGATGTCACCTGGAGGTACTGGATGGGATCCTCAGTGTATAAAAGCTCCTTCATCCCAGCTTCTCTCCTCTTCAGCTCTGtaatctcctgctccagtttcTTCATGATTTCTTCACCTTGACTCACTGCAGctttctcctgagctctgatcagtGCTGTCACCTCAGAGCATCTTTTTTCAATGGATTTGATATCAGTAAATATCTTCTCTGTTTCCTGAACTGCTGTCTGTGCAGAGCTCTGttaggagaaagagagagagagtgagagagagagagagagagagagagagaagttctTTTCCTCATATAAAGTCACTGAGATTATGACTAGATAGGATTGTGTCTGATTCTGAAACAGCTCTTCCAGCAGCCAGATTGCAGTTCTTCTCAAAATTCACCTTGTGAGACTCCACAGCCTTTGTTAGCTCCTGAagctcctgctctctctcctgAATTTTCTGCAGGAATGTTTCCTGCACTTCTGAGAACTGTTTCTATGAATAAAGAACAGAATTTACATTGCTATAAAACTCTATACTGTTAGACACTCTTTAAATGACATCTCATCTCTAGTTTCTTTAGGTTCTATgcagaaaatgtttaaaattatcACAAAACTAAAAACCCTTCTTTTGAAAATGCCTGAAATTAAATGCTCTGCAAAAATGCTATTTGCAGTAATTGTGAAACACAATAAAAAGTTTACTATCATCTAAAGAAAGCAATTCTTCTTTTATATTCAGTCACTGTTCTATCCTGGTAAGTCCAGAGCCTAAAAAGACTGGGTGGGGGTGGGAGGGGGGTCATGCACAGAAACCCAAAACAGGCAATAACTGAAACATGGGCATGACCTGGGCTATACCACTTTATCACCCTGAAAGCAATTTTATCTAAGCTAAATCTCGTTTTAAATAAACTGTACCTGCCAATGCTTTCCCCCCTTAATTGTAGAAAATTGTTACCTGTTTCTCAGCTTTTCCTGTTGCAGCTGATACTGTATCATGTCCTTTATGTTCATCCATGGTACACAACATGCAGATACACTGCTGGTCAGTGCGACAGTAAACCTCCAGCAGTTTGTCATGCTGAGAGCAGATCTGCTCCTGGAGTCGGCTGGAGGCTTCCACCAGCTTGTGCTTCTTAAAGGCAGGAGATTTATAGTGAGGCTGGAGATGAGTTTCACAGAAAGAGGCCAGACACACCAGGCAGGACTTGATGGCTTTGGATTTACTCTCAGTGCAggaatcacactccacatcttcaggtcCAGATGAAGACTGCGCAGGACATGTAGCCTGTCCTGTCTTCTTCAGCGTCTCCACTACTTTAGCTAGAACACTGTTTTTACTCACAGCAGGTCTTGGAGTGAAGGTTTGTCTACACTGAGGACAGCTATAGACTCCCTGCTGAGCCTCCTGATCCCAGAAACCATTAATGCAGACCATACAGAAACTGTGTCCACATGAAAGACCTACAGGATCCTTGAATAGATCCAGACAGATTGAACAGCTGAACTGATCCTGAAGTTCTAAAATACTCGCTTCTGCCATTTTACTGAAAAACaaactcgcacacactcactcacagcaGCTCACACTTCCTGGTTCAGTTTGTAAAAGCCGTGTGGAAAACAGGTGTGTCTGAAAAAATAACTCATCTGATTTggttaaaattaattaattcataattaatttgcataaattgcacaaaataaacaacacacgACTGTTCTCAAAAACAGATAATAATCCTGCACATGAAAACCTGAAAACCCTTAAATGAAACAGAACAGTCAGGAACTGGTAAGTTTCGTTTCTGCTAAAGTAAGATCTGAGTTGCCAGGTGTTTGTTTGTCAGAACTGAATATTAAAACTTAACCAGGCGTCAGGAAACAAAACAGTCCATTAATGAATCTTAAAATCGTTAAACGATATTCTAAAACTTTGAATAGGcagtgatataaaaaaaaaaaacatttggtttGTATAAAATGCAAAACGATTCCTGGCGTTTAGGGGTTAAAAAATATTTGGCAACCCAGAAAGGGGACGaaagggtgggtgtgtgtgtgtgtgtgtgtgtgtgtgtgtgatatgtgatgatTTGGTGTCAACGACATTTTTTGTAGGATAAGTAAAACAATATTAACCCAGTGGGCAATATAATGTCGAAACGACATCAGATTGACGCCAAAAATGTATGTcaaaaaacaagtcaaaaatgcaaatcaaattgACGTCAAAAACTTGACATCCACATATTGACGTCTTATTTTGAACACCAAAATAATGATACAAaagtaagaaatattttatttatcacatgttTGGCCCTTTTGGACACTTTCTTAGTCCAAACACATCCATACCAGCTTTTTTCCTAATTatggtcacaggggtctgctggagcctctCCCAccctgccagtccatcacaaggtcacacatatagacagacaactacacactcacttctatggccaatttagaattaccaaccaacctaatgtacatgtcaaacccaggaccttcttgctgtgaggcaacagtgctaaccactaagccacaacAAGCTAAACTAATACAGGATGTATTGTAATTACACAGC is from Hemibagrus wyckioides isolate EC202008001 linkage group LG07, SWU_Hwy_1.0, whole genome shotgun sequence and encodes:
- the LOC131356517 gene encoding E3 ubiquitin/ISG15 ligase TRIM25-like; translated protein: MAEASILELQDQFSCSICLDLFKDPVGLSCGHSFCMVCINGFWDQEAQQGVYSCPQCRQTFTPRPAVSKNSVLAKVVETLKKTGQATCPAQSSSGPEDVECDSCTESKSKAIKSCLVCLASFCETHLQPHYKSPAFKKHKLVEASSRLQEQICSQHDKLLEVYCRTDQQCICMLCTMDEHKGHDTVSAATGKAEKQKQFSEVQETFLQKIQEREQELQELTKAVESHKSSAQTAVQETEKIFTDIKSIEKRCSEVTALIRAQEKAAVSQGEEIMKKLEQEITELKRREAGMKELLYTEDPIQYLQSFHFLVTPPGATDLPTIVASSFFSFDNVVKAVSESKVEIEACFEEQFKKISSEVKKTLILSPQSREEFLQYFCQLTLDPNTAHVLLQLSDSNRMVTCIRRSSKQYRCENPESFYYHSQVLCSESLSGRCYWEVEWSGDNGVNIAVSYKDISRKGNGNECVFGRNDKSWSLLCQSPRYYFLHNNQETNIPINSTSSRIGVYLDHKAGTLSFYSVSDTMNLLHRVDTTFTQPLYPGFWLNTYSTVKLCE